One region of Candidatus Poribacteria bacterium genomic DNA includes:
- a CDS encoding SMP-30/gluconolactonase/LRE family protein produces the protein MNTSKHFSRRTFLRGLGVSAALPWLETVGSVVAWADTSIEGKAITRYPDPAVEVIDSRFAQYKIGNAVVERLWTGSRWAEGPVWFGDGGFLLWSDIPNNRILKWQEATGMVSVYRKPSNYTNGHTRDRQGRLISCEHGTRRVTRTEYDGTVTVLIDNFEGKRFNAPNDAVVHPDGHIWFTDPGYGILSHYEGHKAEFELPTSVYRLNPDTGEAVVVTDEIERPNGICFSPDYNKLYIADTGPPKNIVTHDVVDGERLANNQVFADMAPGAADGLRCDTDGNLWAGTGWVGEGYDGVHIFAPDRTLIGKIHLPEICANICFGGVKRNRLFMAGSQSLYSVYVNAQGVPYF, from the coding sequence ATGAACACATCAAAACATTTTTCACGTCGGACATTTTTACGCGGTTTGGGAGTCAGTGCCGCTTTACCTTGGTTGGAAACGGTGGGGTCCGTTGTGGCTTGGGCAGACACATCCATAGAGGGAAAAGCGATTACGCGTTATCCCGATCCAGCGGTTGAAGTCATTGATTCGCGTTTCGCACAGTATAAGATTGGAAACGCCGTCGTAGAACGGCTGTGGACGGGATCGCGCTGGGCAGAGGGACCTGTCTGGTTCGGTGATGGCGGTTTCCTCCTTTGGAGTGACATTCCAAACAATCGTATTCTGAAATGGCAGGAAGCCACCGGTATGGTGAGCGTCTATCGCAAACCCTCTAACTACACCAATGGACACACGCGCGATCGGCAAGGTAGACTCATCAGTTGTGAACACGGCACACGGCGTGTCACACGAACCGAATATGACGGAACGGTTACCGTTCTCATAGACAACTTCGAGGGCAAACGCTTCAACGCACCGAACGATGCAGTCGTCCATCCTGATGGACATATCTGGTTTACCGATCCCGGATACGGGATCCTATCCCATTATGAAGGACACAAAGCAGAATTTGAATTACCGACTTCCGTTTACCGTCTGAATCCAGACACCGGTGAAGCAGTCGTTGTAACGGATGAAATTGAGAGACCGAACGGCATCTGTTTTTCACCCGACTACAATAAACTTTACATTGCTGATACCGGTCCACCGAAAAACATCGTTACCCATGATGTCGTAGACGGTGAACGGTTGGCTAACAACCAGGTATTCGCTGATATGGCACCCGGTGCTGCTGACGGGCTTCGGTGCGATACCGATGGAAACTTGTGGGCAGGTACTGGTTGGGTCGGCGAAGGCTACGACGGTGTACATATTTTCGCACCAGACAGAACACTTATCGGGAAGATCCATCTGCCCGAAATTTGTGCAAATATCTGCTTCGGCGGTGTGAAACGAAACAGGCTCTTTATGGCAGGTAGCCAGTCTCTCTATTCAGTTTATGTCAACGCACAGGGGGTGCCTTATTTTTAA
- a CDS encoding Uma2 family endonuclease, producing MDTLKDFEFKQRKYMPVFPKASGKPTIYIEGYPCEDDEPMAATGFHAEQISNFFDQLYRYFAINPHIYVGIDNFIYYREGDLTKFVAPDVYVVLGVDKFPQRRSFYTWSEGAVPAAVFEFLSDSTANQDRNEKVQLYLMDMGVPEYFIHQPEMKKSAEFRGWRRSPSGGISEILPDAQGGLFSETLNLLFRWENILPNEVRLLRPYLPDGTPITTSMEEEHLRVEEQRLRVEEQRLRVEEQRLRTEAEARAEEETERRKALETELERLRAQLGPR from the coding sequence ATGGATACTCTAAAAGACTTTGAATTCAAGCAAAGGAAGTATATGCCTGTCTTTCCAAAAGCAAGTGGGAAACCGACTATCTACATTGAAGGATACCCCTGCGAGGACGATGAACCTATGGCTGCCACAGGATTCCACGCGGAACAGATTTCTAACTTTTTTGACCAACTCTATCGGTATTTTGCAATCAATCCGCACATCTATGTTGGCATTGACAATTTCATCTACTACCGTGAAGGCGACCTGACAAAATTCGTCGCTCCAGATGTTTATGTTGTTTTAGGGGTTGATAAATTTCCGCAACGGCGCAGTTTTTACACCTGGTCCGAAGGTGCCGTTCCCGCCGCTGTTTTTGAATTCCTTTCGGATTCAACTGCGAATCAAGACCGAAATGAAAAAGTGCAACTGTATTTGATGGATATGGGCGTTCCAGAATACTTCATTCATCAGCCTGAAATGAAGAAGTCCGCGGAGTTTCGAGGGTGGCGGCGAAGTCCATCGGGCGGCATCAGCGAAATCCTACCGGACGCGCAAGGGGGTTTGTTCAGCGAGACGTTAAATCTCTTATTTCGCTGGGAAAATATCCTGCCTAACGAGGTGCGACTTTTACGCCCCTATCTGCCGGATGGCACCCCGATTACGACTTCTATGGAGGAGGAGCATCTGAGAGTGGAAGAACAGCGTCTGAGAGTGGAAGAACAGCGTCTGAGAGTGGAAGAACAGCGTCTGAGAACGGAAGCCGAAGCGCGTGCTGAAGAAGAAACGGAACGACGGAAGGCTTTAGAGACTGAGTTAGAACGCCTTCGGGCACAACTCGGTCCCCGATAG
- a CDS encoding DUF1592 domain-containing protein: MISLNYVSSCFCLIFVLLLIALAANPGEKDTSDFSQNGALFLEEYCLSCHAGDQPAAELSLDSFTDNRSLIENRDISERILDMVTTGQMPPSESEQPPLEVSESFVEHIDAVFENADRAAKPDPGRVTVRRLNRVEYKNTVRDLLGADFNPTENFPADDVGHGFDNIGDVLTMSPLLMERYLEAAEAIATRVILLDPPPPSKRYQSGNSLEPRHDDVSNERYRLLDPTATEAWKSGPFTTGASNFRIAPDVKIVYRATLYAETDSETPVEVVLFIQGNELVEVTPPEKLARLVGIDPTANNNIKVLKAFEITARDDEKRQTIEFLITGIPNIEKVGIAMLKPIEGEPHAKLQIRTLWSEGPLETRPDSHFEILACTLGIPQAEQTREVLTRLLRRGYRRPPTKNEVEQLAQFVASVQADGVSWEAGIQEAIKVILCSPKFLFRLELDDRPQHSEPYPIDEFQLSSRLSYFLWSSMPDDELLELAEKKLLTVNLESQVKRMLADPKASELGRNFGTQWLQIQRLTTAAPDLEQFPYFTGSLRLAMLKETELFVESVFREDRSVLDLIDADYTFLNSPLANHYGIMDTQGNWRGQKNPVPGGEAIKGRSFRRVKIQGNSRGGVLSHASVLTVTSNPTRTSPVKRGRWVLEQILGTPPPPPPPDVPELEEEGEAIHGSTLRERLEQHRADPACANCHAKMDPIGFALENYNAIGAFRWKDGELSIDTTAELPDGTILRGAADLKQVIKDRKQQFLRCLTEKMLTYALGRGLEYYDRSAVDKIVAQLEAEGYRSSVMITEIVKSDPFRLRRGAKDNL; encoded by the coding sequence ATGATTTCGCTCAATTATGTCTCATCTTGTTTTTGCTTGATCTTCGTGCTACTGCTCATTGCACTTGCTGCCAACCCGGGTGAAAAGGACACTTCCGACTTTTCGCAGAATGGTGCTTTATTTTTGGAAGAATACTGTTTGAGTTGTCACGCCGGTGACCAGCCTGCCGCTGAACTTTCCTTGGATTCATTCACGGATAATCGCTCGTTAATTGAGAATCGAGACATCTCGGAACGTATACTGGATATGGTTACGACAGGACAAATGCCACCGTCAGAGAGCGAGCAACCGCCATTAGAGGTATCCGAATCATTTGTTGAACACATTGATGCAGTTTTTGAAAACGCTGACCGCGCAGCTAAACCCGACCCGGGACGTGTTACCGTCCGAAGACTCAATCGAGTCGAGTATAAAAATACTGTCCGCGACCTATTGGGTGCTGATTTTAATCCGACCGAAAATTTTCCCGCAGATGATGTCGGACACGGGTTTGATAACATCGGTGACGTGCTCACGATGTCACCACTTCTAATGGAACGCTACCTTGAAGCCGCGGAGGCAATTGCCACACGCGTTATCTTGTTGGATCCACCACCGCCATCCAAACGTTACCAGAGCGGTAATAGTCTGGAACCCCGCCACGATGATGTCTCTAATGAACGTTACCGACTGCTCGATCCAACTGCCACAGAAGCGTGGAAATCTGGTCCTTTTACAACGGGCGCGAGCAATTTCAGGATAGCCCCCGACGTAAAAATCGTCTACCGCGCAACACTTTACGCTGAAACCGACAGCGAAACCCCTGTGGAAGTTGTCTTATTCATTCAGGGGAACGAGTTGGTGGAGGTAACCCCACCGGAGAAACTTGCTCGTTTAGTTGGCATAGATCCTACGGCAAACAATAATATCAAGGTCTTGAAGGCTTTTGAGATTACCGCCCGCGATGATGAGAAGAGACAGACAATTGAATTCCTTATTACTGGTATTCCTAACATTGAAAAAGTGGGTATTGCGATGCTTAAACCAATAGAGGGTGAACCGCACGCTAAACTCCAGATTCGCACGCTCTGGTCAGAGGGACCATTAGAAACCAGACCCGATTCGCATTTTGAAATTCTGGCATGCACACTCGGGATCCCGCAGGCAGAACAGACCCGTGAAGTGCTAACGCGTTTGCTTCGGCGCGGCTACCGTCGTCCACCAACCAAAAACGAAGTGGAACAACTCGCACAGTTTGTAGCATCCGTCCAAGCCGACGGGGTCTCGTGGGAAGCGGGCATCCAAGAAGCGATTAAAGTCATTCTTTGCTCACCGAAATTCCTATTTCGGTTGGAGTTAGACGATCGTCCGCAGCATTCAGAACCGTATCCGATTGATGAGTTTCAACTCTCCTCTCGGCTCTCCTATTTCTTGTGGAGCAGCATGCCGGATGACGAACTCCTTGAACTCGCTGAGAAGAAGCTGCTAACGGTCAACCTTGAGTCCCAAGTTAAACGCATGTTGGCAGATCCAAAGGCATCTGAATTAGGACGTAATTTCGGAACCCAATGGCTTCAAATTCAACGATTGACAACGGCTGCACCTGATCTCGAACAATTTCCTTATTTCACAGGCAGCTTGCGCCTCGCTATGCTAAAGGAGACAGAACTTTTTGTCGAATCCGTCTTTCGCGAAGATCGGAGCGTCTTGGATCTGATCGATGCCGATTACACCTTCCTCAATTCTCCCTTGGCAAATCACTACGGCATTATGGATACACAGGGAAACTGGAGAGGACAAAAGAACCCCGTACCCGGTGGTGAAGCGATTAAAGGCAGATCGTTTCGCCGCGTCAAGATACAAGGCAACTCACGCGGTGGAGTCCTAAGTCACGCCAGCGTCTTGACGGTTACCTCTAATCCGACGCGCACCTCTCCCGTCAAAAGGGGACGCTGGGTTCTGGAACAGATACTCGGTACACCGCCGCCACCGCCGCCACCGGATGTCCCGGAATTAGAAGAAGAGGGTGAGGCGATTCACGGGAGTACCCTACGTGAACGTCTTGAGCAACACCGAGCAGATCCCGCATGTGCTAACTGCCATGCGAAAATGGACCCCATCGGATTCGCGCTTGAAAACTACAACGCGATTGGGGCTTTTCGATGGAAAGATGGAGAATTGAGTATTGATACAACGGCGGAATTGCCAGACGGAACGATTTTGCGCGGTGCTGCAGACCTGAAACAGGTCATAAAAGACAGAAAACAGCAATTCCTACGCTGCCTGACAGAGAAAATGTTAACCTATGCTTTAGGCAGGGGATTGGAATACTACGACCGATCAGCTGTTGACAAGATCGTGGCACAACTTGAAGCCGAGGGGTATAGAAGCTCTGTGATGATTACAGAGATCGTCAAGAGTGATCCGTTCCGGTTACGACGCGGCGCAAAGGACAATTTATAA
- a CDS encoding formylglycine-generating enzyme family protein — translation MNVSRQNPRNSGQPSAVSIVPQAHMWLALRSVERMAVAIIFTCHKILLLPETFCFRQPIANIPKVILLYILLAFSPCAWSEPEMCLIPAGHFTMGSDDDLPNEAPAHKIYLDAYYIGKTEVTNAEYHQFWLENGSIGSEHTPISYDGEFGTWPRIAETKPNHPVIGVSWHSAVAYATWRGMRLPTEAEWEKAARGTNARRWPWGNTFTQRIKGATVHANTWKQSGGHLQPVGAYPTGASPYGTHDMAGNVWEWVADWYSETYYRQSPDRNPKGPGIGSRRIVRGGSWLNREKLARCSTRIGQYPAIGTSFIGFRLAKDAGSGHEK, via the coding sequence ATGAACGTCTCACGTCAAAATCCACGGAATAGCGGTCAGCCATCAGCAGTCAGCATTGTTCCGCAAGCCCACATGTGGCTTGCGCTGCGGTCAGTAGAGCGTATGGCAGTTGCTATCATTTTCACCTGCCATAAAATTCTCTTGCTGCCAGAAACCTTCTGTTTCCGACAACCGATAGCCAATATACCGAAAGTCATCTTACTTTATATCCTTCTGGCGTTTTCACCCTGTGCATGGAGCGAGCCCGAAATGTGTCTCATCCCCGCGGGGCATTTCACTATGGGCAGCGATGACGATCTACCGAATGAAGCACCAGCACACAAAATCTATCTGGACGCCTATTATATCGGTAAAACAGAGGTAACCAATGCTGAATACCATCAGTTTTGGCTCGAAAATGGAAGCATTGGTAGTGAACACACTCCAATTAGTTATGACGGTGAATTTGGCACTTGGCCCCGCATCGCAGAAACGAAACCAAATCATCCAGTCATAGGTGTATCATGGCATTCTGCTGTTGCCTACGCGACGTGGCGAGGCATGCGGCTGCCTACTGAAGCGGAATGGGAAAAAGCGGCACGCGGGACAAACGCAAGGCGGTGGCCCTGGGGTAATACTTTCACGCAACGTATCAAAGGAGCAACCGTCCATGCGAACACATGGAAGCAATCGGGTGGACATCTGCAACCCGTCGGTGCCTATCCTACAGGGGCAAGTCCTTACGGCACGCACGACATGGCAGGTAACGTCTGGGAATGGGTCGCTGACTGGTATTCCGAAACGTACTATCGCCAGAGTCCTGATCGAAACCCAAAAGGACCGGGGATTGGGAGTCGCCGTATTGTGAGAGGCGGATCCTGGTTGAACCGGGAAAAGTTAGCGAGATGCTCCACGCGAATTGGGCAGTATCCAGCGATCGGGACCAGTTTTATCGGATTCCGCCTCGCGAAAGACGCAGGTTCCGGGCATGAAAAATAA
- a CDS encoding transposase, giving the protein MRNTKHKLFKDKTLRHLHDECNIIGVVRNHFIALCMRYYRRYGKGLSYRKMSAHLTKLKKLEKYQHWNIPYSWALQNMLKRLAQSFREMKTLGRGHPQFKPCKKHKGMTFRGEHVKFEYLLPKQKNERTHPTYRIRLNGRWYRFALHRPMEGRIVQVQLTRDALGDVYITLTEDCNEVNPEPKTGKAEGFDMGIKDFLTGNPDGECYGSPMFYTHNADKLASAQQAHSRKVKGSNNRERERKNVARIHKKTANQRTDHHWKLAIEVCQKFDVLFFEDLNLRGMKKLWGKQVSDLAFGEFMQKLKYQACKRLRSVLQIDRWSPTTKCCSVCGHKNENLTLADRNWTCPKCDTHLDRDQNAAMNILKEGVASFGLGVVRPMVLFNRIVGCSVEPSSSVLNSTNASA; this is encoded by the coding sequence ATGCGAAACACAAAACACAAACTTTTCAAAGATAAGACGTTACGCCACTTGCACGACGAGTGTAATATCATTGGCGTTGTGCGAAACCACTTCATTGCTCTCTGCATGCGATATTACCGTCGCTATGGGAAAGGACTTTCCTATCGGAAAATGTCTGCCCATTTGACGAAACTCAAGAAACTTGAGAAGTATCAACATTGGAATATCCCCTACTCATGGGCTTTGCAAAATATGCTGAAGCGTTTGGCACAAAGTTTTCGTGAAATGAAAACGCTCGGCAGAGGACACCCTCAATTCAAGCCGTGTAAGAAACATAAAGGCATGACCTTTCGCGGTGAACACGTCAAATTTGAATATCTTTTGCCGAAACAGAAAAACGAAAGAACCCACCCAACGTATCGTATCCGTCTCAACGGGCGTTGGTATCGCTTCGCCTTGCACAGACCGATGGAAGGCAGAATTGTGCAAGTGCAACTCACAAGAGACGCCCTCGGAGACGTGTATATCACGCTCACAGAAGATTGTAATGAAGTCAATCCCGAACCCAAGACAGGTAAGGCTGAAGGGTTCGATATGGGTATCAAAGACTTCCTAACTGGAAACCCTGACGGTGAATGCTACGGGTCTCCTATGTTCTACACACACAACGCTGATAAGTTGGCGAGCGCACAACAGGCGCATTCCCGAAAGGTGAAAGGGTCTAACAACCGTGAACGCGAACGTAAGAACGTTGCGCGTATCCACAAGAAAACGGCGAACCAGCGAACAGACCACCATTGGAAACTTGCAATAGAGGTGTGCCAAAAGTTTGATGTGCTGTTCTTTGAAGACCTGAACCTTCGGGGTATGAAGAAACTGTGGGGAAAACAGGTGTCTGACCTCGCCTTCGGTGAGTTCATGCAGAAGCTCAAGTACCAAGCCTGTAAGCGTCTGCGGTCTGTGCTGCAGATTGATCGATGGTCTCCGACAACAAAATGTTGTTCTGTGTGTGGACATAAAAATGAAAATCTCACGCTCGCAGATAGAAACTGGACGTGTCCGAAGTGTGATACACATCTCGACCGCGACCAGAACGCTGCGATGAACATTCTTAAGGAAGGGGTAGCTTCCTTTGGGTTAGGCGTTGTAAGACCGATGGTTCTCTTCAATAGGATTGTTGGCTGCTCCGTTGAACCGTCCAGTTCGGTTCTCAATTCCACAAATGCTTCTGCTTAA
- a CDS encoding VOC family protein, which translates to MLAVKELGHVGLYCTDIQKSQDFYTRILGLTVTDAHPEGHIIFLSAQPESEHHELALCPGRDVPPGSKVVQQVSFIVEDLADLKQFHALLKSEGVRIRSVVNHGISLAIYFYDPDENVVEVYAKTPYKVPQPFSEDVDLDLDDGELMRIAETGLSAEDTH; encoded by the coding sequence ATGTTAGCCGTTAAGGAACTCGGTCATGTTGGGCTCTACTGTACCGACATCCAAAAGTCCCAAGACTTCTATACCCGTATTCTCGGTCTCACCGTTACAGACGCACATCCAGAAGGACATATTATTTTCCTGAGTGCACAGCCAGAATCGGAACACCATGAACTGGCGTTGTGCCCCGGCAGGGATGTTCCACCCGGATCAAAAGTCGTTCAACAGGTGTCATTTATCGTCGAGGATCTCGCAGATTTAAAGCAGTTCCACGCGCTTCTGAAGTCGGAAGGCGTAAGAATTCGCAGTGTGGTAAATCACGGGATCTCTTTGGCAATTTACTTCTATGATCCCGACGAGAACGTCGTTGAGGTATACGCTAAGACCCCGTACAAGGTCCCACAACCGTTCTCTGAGGACGTAGACCTTGACTTAGATGATGGCGAACTGATGCGGATCGCAGAGACTGGATTGTCTGCCGAAGATACCCATTAA
- a CDS encoding DUF1552 domain-containing protein, giving the protein MNTSKQLSRRTFLRGLGVSIALPWLEVMGPLTSWANAPASGIAHQTVPNRMAFLYVPNGKIMEEWTPKQVGANYELTDILKPLENVKDKMLVLSGLTADKARANGDGGGDHARAMAAFLTGAQPRKTDGADIQAGVSVDQVAASHIGNRTRMPSLELGIDPGRRAGNCDSGYSCVYSSTLSWRSGTQPLPKEVNPKLAFERLFSSLPDTQREERDQQRKSILDFVRQDSKELLGQVSGNDVRKLDEYFSSIRDIEMRIASAEKFPPIESPNYTVPEEIPADYQEHLHLMMDLMVLAFQADVTRVTTFVLANEGSNKPYPFVDVPEGHHYLSHHSGDEEKIEKIKRIDIFHSQQLAYFLEKMDATAEGDGSLLDHSMVLYGSGNADGNRHSHHDLPILLAGNGCGTIKSGRHIRYPKETPLNNLWLSMLNRMDVNLAQLGDSTGSLQGLS; this is encoded by the coding sequence ATGAACACTTCAAAACAACTTTCACGTCGAACGTTTTTACGCGGTTTAGGTGTGAGTATTGCGCTACCGTGGTTGGAGGTAATGGGACCTCTTACCTCGTGGGCAAACGCTCCCGCAAGTGGGATAGCACACCAGACAGTTCCGAATCGGATGGCATTCCTTTACGTGCCTAATGGAAAAATTATGGAGGAGTGGACCCCGAAGCAGGTCGGAGCTAACTATGAACTCACGGATATCCTGAAACCACTGGAAAATGTGAAAGACAAGATGTTGGTGCTAAGCGGTCTAACGGCTGATAAAGCCCGTGCGAATGGGGACGGTGGTGGGGATCACGCCCGTGCTATGGCAGCTTTCCTTACCGGTGCACAGCCCCGGAAGACGGATGGTGCTGACATTCAGGCTGGCGTTTCTGTTGACCAAGTCGCGGCATCGCATATCGGTAATCGGACCCGAATGCCTTCGCTTGAACTCGGAATCGATCCTGGAAGAAGAGCGGGAAATTGCGATTCCGGTTATAGTTGCGTCTATTCATCAACACTGTCATGGCGTTCCGGCACGCAACCGCTTCCTAAAGAGGTAAATCCGAAACTCGCTTTTGAACGGCTGTTCTCTTCTCTGCCTGATACACAACGAGAGGAACGCGATCAACAGCGAAAAAGTATCCTCGATTTTGTCAGACAGGACTCAAAAGAGTTACTCGGTCAGGTCAGTGGGAATGATGTCCGGAAACTCGATGAGTACTTCTCCTCTATCCGGGACATTGAAATGAGAATCGCATCAGCTGAAAAGTTCCCACCGATCGAAAGCCCAAACTATACCGTGCCGGAGGAAATTCCAGCAGATTATCAGGAGCATCTGCATCTCATGATGGACCTGATGGTACTCGCATTTCAGGCGGATGTAACCCGCGTTACGACCTTCGTCCTCGCAAATGAAGGGAGCAACAAACCCTATCCGTTTGTCGACGTTCCAGAGGGACACCACTACTTGTCACATCACAGTGGTGATGAAGAGAAGATAGAAAAAATCAAACGCATTGATATCTTCCACTCTCAACAGTTGGCATACTTCTTAGAAAAAATGGACGCGACTGCTGAAGGGGATGGTTCGCTCTTAGATCATTCAATGGTTCTGTACGGTAGCGGGAATGCAGATGGCAACCGACACAGCCACCACGATCTCCCAATTCTGCTCGCTGGAAATGGCTGTGGCACGATCAAAAGCGGTCGTCACATCCGCTATCCGAAGGAGACCCCGCTCAACAATCTCTGGTTATCAATGCTCAATCGCATGGATGTCAACCTCGCACAATTAGGCGATAGTACTGGTAGTTTACAAGGACTCTCTTAG
- a CDS encoding VCBS repeat-containing protein, producing the protein MKNKSIHIFIVLLMCVSFSLSSAAIQFVDVTAEAGINFRHINGAEGAYHLPETLGAGGAFFDADNDGYLDIYLVNSGYWKDSPSADQVLSAFYRNNGDGTFTDITTTAGVGNRGNYGQGAACADYDNDGDVDLYVTNFGVNQLYRNNGDGTFTNVTAHASVGDPAWSSSACFLDYNRDGHLDLFVVNYLVYSTDIPYRPCGEDGIETYCHPSLFEGAPDTLYRNNGDGTFTDVSQETGVGGIGGLFHGKGLGVVSADFNNDGISDLYVANDDTRNDFFYNNGDGTFSEISLLAGCAYSFNGVAQAGMGVATDDYNGDGWFDIFVTNLSYETNALYRNNGDGTFTDVIYEAHLGKESYLFVGFGTGFLDADNDGWRDIFIGNGHIIDNIEDTHDILTYRQRDQIFRNQGDGTFQEVSANAGDYFQSTAVSRGALFGDYDNDGDVDMLVTQSNGPATLLRNETGTRDNWVRIKTVGVISSRDGVGTRVILTTGGHTQVQEINRVASYLSSHDGRLHFGLGAHTVIDRVELRWQSGVVQVFRDLPVNREHVISEFSDTPEDKLLNAAWTGDTTNLHSTNADMNVKDGLGRTPLHIAAENGHGDIVMFLIENGADVNFTDANGNTPLIFITHKTGNLEITKRLVAKGAVVNAQNRTGETALMYAAWRGHTEIVKLLLEHRADTTLKNRQGDTALTLAESRGHLTIVQMLQASME; encoded by the coding sequence ATGAAAAATAAAAGCATCCATATTTTCATAGTCCTCCTTATGTGTGTTTCATTTTCACTGTCATCTGCCGCGATCCAATTCGTTGATGTGACTGCAGAGGCAGGTATCAATTTTCGGCACATTAATGGTGCAGAAGGGGCATATCATCTGCCCGAAACGCTTGGCGCAGGTGGTGCCTTCTTCGATGCCGACAATGACGGGTATTTGGACATCTACCTTGTGAACAGCGGCTATTGGAAAGATTCACCATCAGCAGATCAAGTACTCAGTGCATTCTACCGAAACAACGGCGATGGAACCTTTACTGACATTACAACAACTGCAGGCGTGGGTAACCGAGGCAACTACGGACAAGGCGCGGCTTGCGCCGACTACGATAACGACGGAGATGTAGATCTTTACGTGACTAATTTTGGTGTCAACCAACTCTACCGTAACAACGGCGATGGAACCTTTACAAATGTAACGGCTCACGCGAGCGTCGGTGACCCAGCTTGGAGCAGCAGCGCGTGTTTTCTGGATTATAATCGGGACGGACACCTCGATCTATTCGTTGTTAACTATCTTGTGTACTCAACGGATATTCCCTACCGTCCATGTGGGGAAGATGGGATCGAAACCTATTGTCATCCGTCCCTGTTTGAAGGCGCGCCCGATACACTCTACCGCAATAACGGGGACGGAACTTTTACGGATGTCAGTCAGGAAACCGGTGTTGGCGGTATTGGTGGCTTGTTTCACGGAAAAGGGTTAGGGGTCGTCTCCGCCGATTTTAATAACGACGGTATTTCAGACCTTTATGTTGCAAACGACGATACCCGAAACGATTTTTTCTATAACAATGGTGATGGAACGTTCAGTGAGATTTCACTCCTCGCTGGATGCGCTTACAGTTTCAATGGCGTTGCACAAGCAGGAATGGGGGTCGCGACTGACGATTACAACGGCGATGGGTGGTTCGATATTTTCGTTACGAACCTCTCTTATGAAACCAATGCGCTTTACCGTAACAACGGTGACGGGACCTTTACAGATGTCATTTATGAAGCACATCTCGGTAAAGAGAGTTACCTGTTCGTCGGATTCGGCACAGGTTTCCTCGATGCGGATAACGATGGCTGGCGAGATATATTCATCGGGAATGGGCATATCATCGACAATATTGAAGACACACACGATATTTTAACCTATCGCCAGCGAGATCAGATTTTCCGTAACCAAGGAGACGGGACGTTTCAAGAAGTATCAGCGAACGCAGGGGATTACTTTCAAAGCACTGCGGTAAGCCGTGGGGCACTTTTCGGCGACTATGATAACGACGGCGATGTCGACATGCTCGTCACACAATCTAACGGTCCTGCGACCTTATTGCGAAACGAGACCGGAACACGAGACAACTGGGTTCGGATTAAAACTGTCGGTGTTATCAGCAGTCGAGACGGCGTGGGGACGCGCGTTATCTTGACGACAGGCGGACACACACAAGTCCAAGAGATCAATCGCGTCGCAAGTTACTTGTCCAGTCACGATGGTCGACTCCACTTCGGATTAGGGGCGCACACTGTTATTGATAGAGTTGAGCTGCGGTGGCAGAGCGGCGTTGTGCAAGTCTTTAGGGATCTCCCAGTAAATCGGGAACACGTTATTTCTGAGTTTTCAGACACACCTGAAGATAAACTCCTCAACGCAGCGTGGACGGGTGATACTACGAATCTTCATAGTACGAACGCGGATATGAATGTAAAAGATGGACTCGGTAGAACCCCGCTGCACATCGCTGCAGAGAACGGACACGGAGATATAGTGATGTTCCTCATCGAAAATGGGGCAGACGTGAACTTCACAGATGCTAACGGCAACACACCGCTCATCTTTATTACCCACAAGACAGGAAATCTTGAGATTACCAAAAGATTGGTTGCAAAAGGGGCTGTTGTCAATGCCCAAAACCGGACCGGTGAGACAGCATTGATGTATGCAGCGTGGCGCGGGCATACGGAGATTGTCAAACTTCTCCTTGAGCACCGCGCCGATACCACCCTGAAAAACAGACAAGGCGACACCGCACTGACGTTAGCGGAATCGAGAGGACATCTCACCATTGTGCAGATGCTCCAAGCCAGCATGGAGTAG